A portion of the Blautia hansenii DSM 20583 genome contains these proteins:
- a CDS encoding ABC transporter ATP-binding protein, protein MLKVENLQYGYPGGPEVLKDISFTLDEGQFMAILGNNGAGKSTMLKCFNQILTPKKGSIFLNNEEILKLSAREMAKRIAFVAQSVPNVKMTVHDMVMLGRKPYMKWGVTEKDHEMVHEAMDKLKVSNMRGRFLNQLSGGERQKVMLARALAQEPKLLLLDEPTSSLDLQNQYQVLQIVRDICRETKISAIVVIHDLNLALRFCDRFLLMQDGQVYASGDAEVLNRKAIWDVYHIHGEVVSVGGQKMVLVDSQVTDI, encoded by the coding sequence ATGCTAAAGGTTGAAAATCTTCAATATGGTTATCCGGGAGGACCGGAGGTTTTAAAAGATATTAGTTTTACTCTGGATGAAGGTCAGTTTATGGCGATTTTAGGTAATAACGGAGCAGGAAAAAGCACGATGCTGAAATGCTTTAATCAGATTTTAACACCGAAAAAGGGAAGTATTTTTTTGAATAATGAGGAGATTTTAAAGCTTTCTGCAAGGGAAATGGCGAAGAGAATTGCCTTCGTGGCTCAGAGTGTACCCAATGTGAAAATGACAGTTCATGATATGGTAATGCTGGGAAGAAAGCCTTATATGAAGTGGGGCGTTACGGAAAAAGACCATGAAATGGTTCATGAAGCGATGGATAAATTAAAAGTATCGAATATGAGAGGACGCTTTTTAAACCAGTTAAGCGGGGGAGAACGTCAAAAAGTTATGCTGGCAAGAGCTTTGGCACAAGAACCCAAACTGCTTCTTTTAGATGAGCCTACCAGCAGTCTTGACCTTCAAAATCAGTATCAGGTATTGCAGATTGTACGAGATATTTGTCGTGAAACAAAAATCTCTGCGATTGTTGTCATCCATGATTTAAATTTAGCTCTTCGCTTTTGTGACAGATTTTTGCTGATGCAGGACGGGCAGGTGTATGCCAGCGGAGATGCGGAGGTTCTTAATCGAAAAGCTATCTGGGACGTTTATCATATTCATGGTGAGGTGGTATCTGTGGGCGGACAGAAGATGGTATTGGTAGACTCGCAGGTGACAGATATATAA
- a CDS encoding class I SAM-dependent methyltransferase, which translates to MNLEQLEKEWSKKDNGQGELQAKLWDKKAGQYKEKPIPTPEENPFLKQVYEEMQIDEHTRILDIGCGAGRFSLALAKSGAQVTGTDVSSEMIMAAKELAEKEHQKNVSFFHADWSSMEIEKMGFLKNFDLVFAHMTPAVADYHTLEKMCNCSKNKCFLVKPSRRSDMVLDGAFQAAGIEKNKKETDTSVAMIFSYLWLKGYSPYISYRDEVWEIGQSVEDMLAWCIDRANLQGEVTWEQRGKMQAYLSDISENGRITERTNTTIVTMSWCVER; encoded by the coding sequence ATGAACTTAGAACAGCTGGAAAAAGAGTGGAGTAAAAAGGATAACGGACAGGGCGAATTACAGGCAAAGCTTTGGGATAAAAAGGCAGGACAGTATAAGGAAAAACCTATTCCAACACCGGAAGAAAATCCTTTTTTGAAACAAGTTTATGAAGAAATGCAGATAGATGAACACACCCGTATTCTGGATATCGGATGCGGTGCAGGGCGCTTTAGTTTGGCGTTGGCAAAGTCAGGAGCACAGGTGACAGGCACAGATGTATCATCAGAAATGATTATGGCGGCAAAGGAGCTGGCAGAGAAAGAACATCAGAAAAATGTATCATTTTTTCATGCTGATTGGAGCAGTATGGAAATTGAAAAAATGGGATTTTTGAAAAATTTTGACCTAGTGTTTGCTCACATGACACCTGCTGTTGCAGATTATCATACATTGGAAAAAATGTGTAATTGTTCCAAAAACAAGTGCTTTTTGGTAAAGCCTTCGAGGAGAAGCGATATGGTTCTTGATGGGGCATTTCAGGCAGCAGGAATAGAAAAAAATAAAAAAGAAACAGATACCTCCGTTGCCATGATATTCTCTTATTTATGGTTGAAAGGATATTCTCCCTATATTTCTTATCGTGATGAGGTATGGGAAATCGGTCAAAGTGTGGAAGATATGCTGGCATGGTGTATTGACAGGGCAAATTTGCAGGGAGAAGTCACGTGGGAACAAAGAGGCAAAATGCAGGCATATTTGTCAGATATAAGTGAGAACGGAAGAATTACAGAAAGGACAAACACCACCATTGTAACCATGAGTTGGTGTGTAGAAAGGTGA
- a CDS encoding FmdE family protein, producing the protein MRNELWKKCVAFHGHECGGLTIGFQAALYAIELLGLEADEKGCISGDEELVCIAENDACGIDAIQVILGCSVGKGNLLFHIRGKQAFSFYNRKNGKSVRLVLKPTPEGMSRADSFAYFQSHEPAELFDVKETVIELPEAARIFKSEPCSCCGEITAEPMLRLQGGKLFCLDCYDKYNRFEV; encoded by the coding sequence ATGAGAAATGAATTATGGAAGAAATGTGTTGCTTTTCATGGACATGAGTGCGGAGGACTCACCATTGGATTTCAGGCAGCGCTGTATGCTATTGAATTATTGGGATTAGAGGCAGATGAAAAAGGCTGCATTTCCGGAGATGAAGAGCTGGTTTGTATTGCGGAAAATGATGCCTGTGGGATTGATGCCATTCAGGTAATTTTGGGATGTAGCGTGGGAAAAGGAAACCTTTTATTCCACATAAGAGGGAAACAGGCATTTTCTTTCTATAATAGAAAAAATGGGAAATCTGTGCGTCTGGTATTAAAACCAACACCGGAAGGTATGAGCAGAGCAGACTCCTTTGCTTATTTCCAAAGCCATGAACCGGCAGAGTTATTTGATGTAAAAGAGACTGTAATTGAACTGCCGGAAGCAGCCAGAATTTTTAAATCAGAGCCATGCAGCTGTTGTGGAGAAATTACAGCAGAGCCTATGCTTCGTTTACAGGGTGGGAAACTGTTTTGTCTGGATTGCTATGACAAATATAATCGTTTTGAGGTGTAA
- the rbr gene encoding rubrerythrin, with protein sequence MGNNKYAGTETEKNLRNAFSGESEARNKYSYFASVAKKEGYEQIAALFQKTADNEKEHAKMWFKELQGIGNTEENLKAAAEGENYEWTDMYAGFAETAEKEGFPELAAKFRLVAEIEKHHEERYRALLKNIETAQVFEKSEVKVWECRNCGHIVVGTAAPEICPTCAHPQSYFEVRAENY encoded by the coding sequence ATGGGAAATAACAAATATGCAGGAACAGAAACAGAGAAAAATTTAAGAAATGCTTTTTCAGGCGAGTCAGAGGCAAGAAATAAGTATTCTTATTTTGCTTCTGTGGCAAAAAAAGAGGGATACGAACAGATTGCTGCATTATTCCAGAAAACAGCGGATAATGAAAAAGAACATGCAAAAATGTGGTTTAAAGAGTTACAGGGAATTGGAAATACAGAAGAGAACCTTAAAGCAGCAGCAGAAGGGGAAAATTATGAATGGACAGATATGTATGCCGGATTTGCTGAAACAGCAGAGAAAGAAGGTTTTCCGGAATTGGCTGCAAAATTCCGCCTTGTAGCGGAAATTGAGAAACACCATGAAGAAAGATATAGAGCATTATTGAAGAACATAGAAACAGCACAGGTATTTGAAAAGAGTGAGGTGAAGGTGTGGGAATGCAGAAATTGCGGACACATTGTAGTGGGAACTGCGGCGCCGGAGATTTGTCCTACATGTGCACATCCACAGAGTTATTTTGAAGTAAGAGCAGAAAATTATTAG
- a CDS encoding Rpn family recombination-promoting nuclease/putative transposase, translated as MNTLLKNLTIKNNFMFAAVMSDKENCKGFLERALSMKIDHVEISTEKNIVYHPEYKGVRLDVYAKDEKNTRYNIEMQVLKQPALGRRSRYYQSQMDMELLAKGCEYEELPDSYVIFLCDFDPFGEGKYRYTFRTACEETKKVSLKDGRCIMFLNTCGEDEQDVPKELVSFLRFVHADLKESQKDFQDDYVRQVQKSVTHIKGSREMEERFMLLELLMKDERREGRKEGRKEGLKAAIEMLQMVLSKFGQLPDSLLETLYEQEDIEVIKNWMEIALRAQSLDDFISKM; from the coding sequence ATGAATACATTACTAAAAAATCTTACAATCAAAAATAACTTTATGTTTGCAGCAGTGATGTCGGACAAGGAGAACTGCAAAGGTTTTTTGGAACGTGCACTTTCGATGAAAATTGACCATGTGGAAATCAGTACAGAGAAAAATATCGTCTACCATCCGGAGTACAAAGGTGTGCGATTAGACGTTTATGCAAAGGATGAAAAGAATACCCGCTATAATATAGAGATGCAGGTACTAAAGCAGCCTGCATTGGGACGCAGAAGCCGTTATTACCAAAGCCAGATGGATATGGAGCTTTTGGCAAAGGGATGTGAATATGAAGAACTTCCTGACAGCTATGTGATTTTCTTATGTGACTTTGATCCTTTTGGTGAAGGGAAATACCGATATACTTTTCGCACAGCTTGTGAGGAAACTAAAAAAGTATCTTTAAAAGACGGACGCTGTATCATGTTCCTAAATACCTGCGGAGAAGATGAACAAGATGTGCCAAAAGAGCTGGTTTCTTTTCTGAGATTTGTACATGCAGACTTAAAAGAAAGTCAGAAGGATTTTCAAGATGATTATGTAAGACAAGTGCAGAAATCAGTCACCCATATCAAGGGGAGCAGGGAAATGGAGGAGAGATTTATGCTTTTGGAATTATTGATGAAAGATGAACGCAGAGAGGGAAGAAAAGAGGGGAGGAAAGAAGGATTAAAAGCTGCAATAGAGATGCTTCAGATGGTTTTATCCAAATTCGGACAATTACCGGACAGCCTTTTGGAAACATTATATGAACAGGAAGACATAGAAGTAATTAAAAACTGGATGGAGATAGCTTTGAGAGCACAGTCCTTAGACGATTTCATTTCTAAAATGTAG
- a CDS encoding FtsX-like permease family protein encodes MKNDYLFSMAIDEIRGRKRSSFLIFFVLFLSFTCAMISLSLTESVDKTNEECRYDTYGIWEGAVLNVNERELNFLGQIPFIQERGMAQCYGKIAGNSGIGTVDEHLWKMGRLGLNSGRLPKSGDEVAVEADVLSALGYDYDLGQKIDLTVSVPAQYLDEQKQEEDAFPSIQVTKTYTLCGVLKEYTNLWEAGRKATLNSAILTEKGAQELLLEAKTKQEEMVPLPPEKNCFFTMKNHDTSKICEINEGLKQEDAEIQQEVLINTYAYPDVQQMEKKQLFHWAIFIVSLVAIVCLYMLQVRRQVYQIALFRSIGITKKQLRILIFFETALLGFPAAILGSITGALGTWCLVRVLLRQKDAVFVLDIPVVSLVLFFTLWIIALAGMRILVLQMALKQPLTGRFEIQQVKKQKVNRMKGVLLAGLSVAMAGIVIFVCMETFPIFYKREINEKSRSYSINALENPFACIPKEELSNIKTIPGVSKIDARLAENCELRFEAMEENDFFQAVRENSEDTQPVLLNMIDGAGNKKIIDYPNGLGVSIYGIPEERMETLPHAEQVNKEAFRQGKQVIIIFSTDVDGNLVYGGKSYTEAGIKAGDEIELNFYGFPVGERIERKASDVSIVGNMTAKVGAVIKVNREKSAYDPLLFTGKPYMVLCSYESLKETLENAKEGYELGFNKTGTELGYNSLDIYTSESAGYLSTDFIVADLCEQYEMNLRNEREMITASVQEAEREFFLLFFGGVCIILILLLTVCNILAFDYENQKRKIGVLKALGMSKRQLQNRLRRNSLKTAVFSVLCGWGVYGVWILGNVWKQQRYLQQEFQEMRSFSQVLQQQIEGMKIFGIGGFEAFWISAAAFLAVFLMLYLPKRRLKNAKLF; translated from the coding sequence TTGAAAAATGACTATTTATTTTCCATGGCTATTGATGAAATAAGGGGGAGAAAAAGAAGCAGTTTTTTGATTTTCTTTGTATTATTTCTGAGCTTTACCTGTGCCATGATTTCTCTTTCTCTTACAGAAAGTGTGGATAAAACAAATGAAGAATGTAGATATGATACTTATGGTATATGGGAAGGTGCAGTTTTAAATGTAAACGAGAGGGAGCTGAATTTTTTAGGGCAGATACCTTTTATTCAAGAAAGAGGAATGGCGCAATGCTATGGAAAAATTGCGGGAAACAGTGGGATAGGTACAGTGGATGAACACCTTTGGAAGATGGGAAGACTAGGGTTAAATAGCGGAAGACTTCCGAAATCCGGTGATGAAGTTGCAGTAGAAGCAGATGTTCTTAGTGCGCTGGGCTATGATTATGATCTGGGACAAAAGATAGATTTGACAGTTTCTGTACCTGCTCAATATTTAGATGAACAGAAGCAGGAAGAAGATGCTTTTCCTTCTATTCAAGTGACCAAAACTTACACTCTTTGTGGCGTTTTAAAAGAATACACAAACCTTTGGGAAGCAGGGAGAAAAGCGACATTAAACAGTGCAATTCTCACAGAAAAGGGTGCACAGGAGCTTCTTTTGGAGGCAAAAACCAAGCAGGAGGAAATGGTGCCATTACCGCCTGAAAAGAACTGCTTTTTCACTATGAAAAACCATGATACTTCTAAAATTTGTGAGATTAATGAGGGATTGAAACAGGAAGACGCAGAAATTCAACAGGAAGTTCTTATAAACACATACGCATACCCTGATGTACAGCAGATGGAGAAAAAGCAACTGTTTCATTGGGCAATTTTTATAGTGTCACTTGTTGCGATTGTGTGTCTTTATATGTTGCAGGTGCGCAGGCAAGTATATCAGATTGCTCTCTTTCGAAGCATTGGAATTACAAAGAAGCAATTACGAATTTTGATTTTTTTCGAGACAGCTCTGCTTGGCTTTCCGGCAGCAATATTGGGGAGCATTACAGGGGCATTGGGGACATGGTGTTTGGTAAGAGTTTTACTGAGACAGAAAGACGCAGTCTTTGTTTTAGATATACCGGTTGTTTCTCTTGTGTTATTTTTTACTTTGTGGATTATCGCTCTTGCAGGTATGAGGATTTTGGTATTACAAATGGCATTAAAACAGCCTCTTACAGGAAGATTTGAAATTCAGCAGGTAAAAAAGCAGAAGGTAAACAGGATGAAAGGTGTGTTATTGGCAGGATTATCGGTGGCTATGGCAGGTATTGTGATTTTTGTTTGTATGGAAACTTTTCCAATATTTTATAAAAGGGAAATAAACGAAAAGTCACGTTCTTATAGTATCAATGCACTGGAAAATCCATTTGCCTGTATTCCAAAGGAAGAACTTTCTAATATAAAAACAATACCGGGAGTCAGTAAGATAGATGCACGGTTGGCTGAGAATTGCGAATTGCGTTTTGAGGCTATGGAAGAAAATGATTTTTTTCAGGCAGTCAGAGAAAATTCTGAAGATACACAGCCGGTATTACTAAATATGATAGATGGCGCAGGAAATAAAAAAATTATTGATTATCCAAACGGATTAGGGGTATCTATCTATGGGATACCAGAGGAACGAATGGAAACTTTACCGCACGCAGAACAAGTAAACAAAGAAGCTTTTCGTCAAGGGAAACAAGTTATTATTATATTTTCCACAGATGTAGATGGTAATCTTGTGTATGGAGGGAAGTCTTATACAGAAGCAGGAATAAAAGCAGGTGATGAGATTGAGCTGAATTTTTATGGTTTTCCAGTAGGGGAAAGAATAGAAAGAAAGGCGAGTGATGTATCAATAGTCGGAAATATGACAGCAAAAGTAGGAGCTGTTATAAAAGTAAATAGGGAGAAGTCAGCTTATGATCCGTTGTTATTTACAGGAAAACCGTATATGGTGTTATGTTCTTATGAGAGCCTAAAGGAAACCTTGGAAAATGCAAAAGAGGGTTACGAGCTGGGATTTAATAAAACCGGTACGGAATTAGGTTATAATTCTTTAGATATTTATACATCAGAAAGTGCAGGATATTTATCTACGGATTTTATTGTGGCAGATTTATGTGAGCAGTATGAAATGAATTTACGCAATGAGCGTGAAATGATAACGGCGTCTGTACAGGAAGCAGAACGTGAATTTTTCTTGCTGTTTTTTGGAGGAGTGTGCATTATATTGATTTTACTTCTTACAGTTTGTAATATTCTGGCTTTTGATTATGAAAATCAGAAACGTAAAATAGGAGTTTTAAAAGCACTGGGAATGTCAAAAAGACAGCTTCAAAATAGACTAAGAAGAAATTCTTTGAAAACAGCAGTTTTTTCTGTTCTTTGCGGTTGGGGTGTATATGGAGTCTGGATTTTGGGGAATGTGTGGAAACAGCAGAGGTATTTGCAGCAAGAATTTCAGGAAATGCGCAGCTTTTCTCAAGTTTTACAGCAGCAAATAGAAGGAATGAAAATTTTCGGAATAGGAGGATTTGAGGCGTTTTGGATTAGCGCAGCAGCATTTTTAGCAGTATTTTTAATGTTATATTTACCGAAGCGCAGGTTGAAAAACGCAAAGCTTTTTTGA
- a CDS encoding response regulator transcription factor, whose translation MKFHILITEDDENVANGLSDILKSYGYQVSVSDNSADTIEILNRENIALVILDVCLGEDSGYDLCKKIREFSDVPILFLTGCSSELELIRGFQVGGDDYVTKPFRMQELLVRIQAILRRSSLNKGEYYQSGELYYNHFTHQMIKGKEALPLTSVELKIAVLLLKSWPNTITRKDLLYHVWDNDFQFVEENTLNVNVSRLRDKLGTFEEAPYITTIRGVGYRWAVSVKRYQKPC comes from the coding sequence ATGAAGTTTCATATTTTGATTACAGAAGACGATGAAAATGTTGCAAACGGTTTGTCAGATATTTTGAAAAGCTATGGTTATCAAGTGTCTGTATCAGATAACAGTGCAGATACCATAGAGATTTTAAACAGAGAAAATATTGCTCTTGTAATTTTGGACGTTTGTCTCGGTGAGGATAGTGGATATGATTTATGTAAAAAAATCAGAGAGTTTTCGGATGTTCCTATTCTTTTTCTCACAGGCTGCAGCAGCGAATTAGAGCTTATACGGGGATTTCAGGTTGGGGGAGATGACTATGTTACAAAGCCTTTCCGTATGCAGGAATTGCTGGTGCGTATTCAGGCAATTCTTCGCCGTTCTTCCTTAAATAAGGGGGAATATTATCAAAGCGGAGAGTTGTATTATAATCATTTTACACACCAGATGATAAAAGGAAAAGAAGCGCTTCCCCTTACTTCCGTGGAATTGAAGATTGCCGTGTTGTTATTGAAAAGCTGGCCGAATACCATTACCAGAAAGGACTTGCTTTACCATGTGTGGGATAATGATTTTCAGTTTGTGGAGGAAAATACATTGAATGTAAATGTCAGTCGTTTACGGGATAAACTGGGGACTTTTGAGGAAGCACCCTACATTACAACCATACGTGGGGTGGGTTATCGCTGGGCAGTGTCGGTAAAGAGGTATCAGAAACCATGCTGA
- a CDS encoding sensor histidine kinase: MEDNIRQAEADISHFLLYPEKVNKKSLEEGVCFNLLNQVRELEEQLLHERYQKKQKESYTNSFIENMAHQMKTSVTALQIRLDLADFHTKTEEEKAALKEGQKCVTRLTEEIERVLKSSQLAAGKVLMDYEELDLEKLISACIERLEVIAHKRKVSFEMKGELPKKYFGDGFWLMQAFENLLKNAAEHTKKGTIVWVNLEEKEGDIKVSICDEGEGISPEEMPILFQRFCRGTSRKAGYGIGLNMAQDIIKSHHGSISVKNIQGKGACFLVSLPMLYGTEPYKIVRENERKL; this comes from the coding sequence ATGGAAGATAATATTAGACAGGCAGAAGCAGATATCAGCCACTTCCTTTTATATCCTGAAAAGGTAAATAAAAAGTCTTTGGAGGAAGGTGTTTGCTTCAATCTACTCAATCAGGTTCGTGAGCTGGAGGAACAGCTTCTTCATGAAAGATATCAGAAAAAGCAAAAGGAAAGCTATACAAACAGTTTTATCGAAAATATGGCGCATCAGATGAAAACATCGGTCACAGCTTTACAGATACGTCTTGATTTGGCTGATTTTCATACCAAAACAGAGGAGGAAAAAGCAGCTTTAAAAGAGGGGCAGAAATGTGTTACCCGCCTTACAGAGGAAATTGAAAGGGTTTTAAAATCCAGCCAACTGGCTGCCGGTAAGGTACTTATGGATTATGAGGAGCTGGATTTAGAAAAGCTGATAAGCGCTTGTATTGAGCGACTGGAAGTGATTGCACATAAGAGAAAAGTAAGCTTTGAGATGAAAGGGGAGCTTCCTAAAAAGTATTTTGGAGATGGTTTCTGGCTTATGCAGGCTTTTGAAAATCTTTTAAAAAATGCTGCCGAGCATACCAAAAAGGGCACAATAGTTTGGGTGAATTTGGAAGAAAAAGAAGGGGATATTAAGGTTTCTATATGTGATGAAGGAGAGGGAATTTCACCGGAAGAAATGCCAATCTTATTCCAGCGTTTTTGCCGTGGAACTTCCAGAAAAGCAGGATATGGTATAGGGCTTAATATGGCACAGGATATTATAAAATCCCATCACGGAAGTATTTCCGTGAAGAATATTCAGGGGAAGGGCGCTTGTTTTCTTGTAAGTCTTCCAATGCTTTATGGCACAGAACCTTACAAAATCGTAAGGGAAAATGAGAGAAAACTGTAA
- a CDS encoding ABC transporter permease produces the protein MKNELFFLAVQRIKGTKRNSFLLGTILLCSFAFTVITLGITDSLNETNAQYRLDTYGSWKTAVYNGTEKEKEVLKENSLSKQVGTLLSYGNIGGPDTIGTPDDALIEMGNLELLEGRFPEKSGEIAMEASLLSALGYDYELNQKIVVNFQKDVETWVEAEFTLCGVLKQYSHLWNCEENISLPAAFIVKEDGEKLQPFPAYHYFVTSEEEQETLTGSIRSTLGKKENENLKIVGNTFAYNSLSEKADYYLYLVLILLTTVLAVACVYFVQMQEQLRSIALFRSIGGTKKQLIGLLFYETMCMVVPCICLGTIIGSAGLWGIFKVFINVSFTDFRISIPIFGFLVVTLLWLGSIFFCCLLVLYLAMKQPLTGKITMSGKMGKRYRSIKKASLTLLAGMFSTVMLFVMMESIPEFFEKRWAEKESSYRIDAAEKTISEEEVKVLEELPGITKVLPHGEMVGELSFDNMKKVPLASACKENKNKNQPIFMEQQNADGTMEYICFPQGIGVRVIGIQKEYWKDYFDTDISGFDEKAFEEGKTALVTFVTEDDGKITFDGTVYEDTGLEKGDIINLRFYDRNSEDFQNPSLASEHSLKLAAQPVKRKLREGAGKGYIGSYRAHYNILVSVNFMQKVLDESKDAEVSSHYTGGDIYGDSSAEIYTSVNAKYLSTDYLVAQTAKAYGTTLDNNREEVSAQVLSHLQNLLLICVCGGCIGLTLFLLLWNLITLAARYECRKYGILQAIGMSNKQMYIEILKKGALTGVCSLFLAFFFYGVYFVIREWLSVRYVIENFGDNYTLKEGIQSTYYYLEMCGVSLEVFILFIVAILIFFLILLYWCNRILTKTTLMEKLKQ, from the coding sequence ATGAAAAATGAGTTGTTTTTTCTGGCGGTACAACGGATAAAAGGAACAAAGAGGAATAGTTTTCTGCTTGGGACTATTCTTCTTTGTTCCTTTGCGTTTACGGTAATTACGCTGGGAATTACAGACAGTTTGAATGAAACAAATGCACAATATAGGCTGGATACCTATGGTTCGTGGAAAACAGCAGTTTATAATGGTACTGAGAAGGAAAAAGAAGTTTTAAAAGAAAATTCTCTTTCCAAACAAGTTGGAACACTGCTATCTTATGGTAATATCGGAGGTCCAGATACCATCGGAACACCGGATGATGCTCTCATCGAGATGGGAAATCTGGAGCTTTTGGAAGGACGTTTTCCTGAAAAATCAGGAGAAATCGCTATGGAAGCCAGTCTGTTAAGTGCGCTAGGTTACGATTACGAGCTTAATCAAAAAATCGTAGTTAATTTCCAGAAGGATGTGGAAACATGGGTGGAGGCAGAGTTTACTCTTTGCGGTGTATTGAAACAATATTCTCATTTATGGAACTGTGAGGAAAACATCAGTCTTCCTGCCGCCTTTATTGTAAAAGAGGATGGGGAGAAACTACAGCCATTTCCTGCTTATCATTACTTTGTCACTTCTGAAGAAGAACAGGAGACTTTAACAGGTAGTATTCGGAGCACATTGGGGAAGAAAGAGAATGAAAATTTAAAGATTGTGGGTAACACATTTGCATATAATTCTTTATCAGAGAAAGCAGATTATTACCTTTATCTGGTATTGATTTTGCTTACTACGGTATTGGCAGTTGCTTGCGTTTATTTTGTGCAGATGCAGGAGCAGCTTCGTTCCATTGCCTTGTTTCGCAGTATCGGAGGCACAAAAAAGCAACTGATTGGACTTTTATTTTATGAAACAATGTGTATGGTTGTACCCTGCATTTGCTTAGGAACGATAATTGGAAGCGCAGGCTTGTGGGGGATTTTTAAGGTATTTATCAATGTAAGTTTTACGGATTTCCGAATTTCTATTCCGATTTTCGGATTTTTGGTTGTAACACTTTTATGGCTTGGATCTATCTTTTTCTGTTGTTTGCTGGTGCTTTATCTAGCTATGAAGCAGCCGTTAACGGGAAAAATTACCATGTCCGGAAAGATGGGAAAGCGTTACAGAAGTATAAAAAAAGCTTCTCTTACTTTGCTGGCAGGAATGTTTTCCACAGTAATGTTATTTGTAATGATGGAGAGTATACCGGAGTTTTTTGAAAAGAGATGGGCAGAAAAGGAAAGCTCTTACAGGATAGATGCGGCAGAAAAAACAATCAGTGAAGAAGAAGTAAAAGTGTTGGAAGAACTGCCGGGAATAACCAAAGTTTTGCCCCATGGGGAAATGGTAGGAGAGTTGAGCTTTGACAATATGAAAAAAGTGCCTTTAGCATCAGCTTGTAAAGAAAATAAGAACAAAAATCAGCCTATTTTTATGGAACAGCAGAATGCAGACGGCACAATGGAATATATATGTTTTCCGCAGGGAATTGGCGTTCGTGTAATTGGTATTCAAAAGGAGTACTGGAAGGATTATTTTGATACAGACATTTCCGGATTTGACGAGAAAGCTTTTGAAGAAGGAAAAACAGCATTAGTTACTTTTGTTACAGAAGATGATGGAAAAATTACTTTTGACGGTACGGTGTATGAAGATACCGGTTTAGAAAAAGGAGATATCATAAACTTACGATTTTATGATAGAAACTCAGAGGATTTTCAAAATCCAAGTCTTGCATCGGAACATTCTTTGAAGCTTGCCGCACAGCCTGTGAAACGGAAACTTCGAGAAGGGGCAGGGAAAGGATATATCGGAAGCTACAGAGCTCATTATAATATTTTAGTATCAGTTAATTTCATGCAGAAAGTGCTTGATGAAAGTAAAGATGCAGAAGTCAGCAGTCATTATACAGGAGGCGATATATACGGCGACAGTAGTGCAGAGATTTATACATCTGTAAATGCAAAATATCTTTCAACAGATTATCTGGTTGCTCAGACTGCAAAAGCTTATGGTACAACCTTGGATAATAATCGAGAAGAAGTGTCTGCACAGGTTCTTTCACATTTGCAGAATTTGCTTCTTATCTGTGTCTGCGGAGGATGTATTGGACTTACACTGTTCTTACTTTTATGGAATTTGATTACACTTGCAGCCAGATATGAATGTAGAAAGTATGGAATTTTGCAGGCAATCGGTATGTCAAACAAGCAAATGTACATTGAAATTTTGAAAAAGGGAGCACTTACAGGTGTTTGTTCTCTATTCTTAGCATTTTTCTTTTACGGCGTCTATTTTGTAATCAGAGAATGGCTGAGTGTAAGATATGTTATAGAAAATTTTGGAGATAATTATACGTTGAAAGAGGGAATACAGAGCACCTATTATTATTTAGAAATGTGCGGAGTCAGTCTTGAAGTATTTATTTTATTCATAGTTGCGATTTTGATTTTTTTCTTAATCCTGCTCTATTGGTGCAATCGAATTTTGACAAAAACAACATTGATGGAAAAGTTAAAACAATAA